From one Rhodoferax sp. PAMC 29310 genomic stretch:
- the eda gene encoding bifunctional 4-hydroxy-2-oxoglutarate aldolase/2-dehydro-3-deoxy-phosphogluconate aldolase — MTRLTALQVMQDAPVIPVIVLNDIAHAVPMARALLAGGVRMLEVTLRTPQALACIEAIAREVPEAVVGAGTVRSKADAQAAAMAGAQFAVSPGYTSAVGQACRDAGLALLPGVATGSEIMMAQEDGFTELKFFPAMQAGGPAMLKAWSGPFFDVKFCPTGGVTLQNAPDLLALPNVVCVGGSWLVPAEAMIKGDWALITELAAATRLLKK, encoded by the coding sequence ATGACCCGATTGACTGCCTTGCAAGTGATGCAGGACGCTCCCGTGATCCCGGTAATTGTGCTGAACGACATTGCCCACGCGGTGCCAATGGCTCGGGCGTTGTTGGCCGGCGGTGTGCGCATGTTGGAGGTGACACTTCGCACCCCTCAAGCGCTGGCATGTATTGAAGCCATTGCCCGCGAAGTGCCTGAGGCCGTGGTCGGCGCAGGCACGGTTCGCAGCAAAGCGGATGCCCAAGCGGCCGCAATGGCGGGTGCCCAGTTTGCCGTGAGCCCTGGTTACACCTCCGCCGTGGGTCAAGCCTGCCGAGATGCTGGTCTGGCTTTGTTGCCTGGTGTGGCGACGGGCAGCGAGATCATGATGGCGCAAGAAGACGGATTCACCGAGCTCAAGTTCTTTCCCGCCATGCAAGCTGGCGGCCCTGCCATGCTGAAAGCCTGGAGCGGTCCGTTCTTTGATGTCAAGTTTTGCCCCACCGGTGGCGTCACCCTTCAGAACGCACCGGATTTGCTGGCTCTGCCGAATGTGGTGTGTGTGGGCGGATCCTGGCTGGTGCCGGCAGAGGCCATGATTAAGGGCGACTGGGCATTGATCACTGAACTGGCAGCAGCCACTCGTTTACTAAAGAAATAG
- the gloA gene encoding lactoylglutathione lyase, with amino-acid sequence MRFLHTMLRVGNLQRSIDFYTEVLGMKLLRTSENTEYKYTLAFVGYASNPEQAELELTYNWGVESYDLGSAYGHIALGVPNAYAACDKIKAAGGNVTRDAGPVKGGTTVIAFVTDPDGYKIELIQRTEDGAGGGLNA; translated from the coding sequence ATGAGATTTCTACACACCATGCTGCGCGTCGGCAACCTTCAACGCTCGATTGACTTCTACACCGAGGTGCTCGGTATGAAACTTTTGCGTACTTCTGAGAACACCGAGTACAAGTACACCCTCGCGTTTGTCGGCTACGCCAGCAACCCGGAACAAGCCGAACTAGAACTCACCTACAACTGGGGCGTCGAATCCTACGACTTGGGCTCGGCGTATGGTCACATCGCCTTAGGTGTGCCTAACGCCTATGCAGCCTGCGACAAGATCAAGGCCGCGGGCGGCAATGTCACCCGTGACGCAGGACCTGTCAAAGGCGGCACCACCGTCATCGCGTTTGTTACCGACCCTGACGGCTACAAAATTGAATTGATTCAGCGCACCGAGGATGGCGCCGGCGGCGGACTGAACGCCTGA
- a CDS encoding NAD(P)H-binding protein: MVVATAVAPAAERVALVAGATGLVGQAVLAGLLTDKHYTAVHAVGRRHLALTHPKLFSHGVDFSNLTSLPGIEHVDDVFIALGTTIKVAGSEAAFRAVDFDAVLAVARAARQAGARKLGVVSAMGANPDSTVFYNRVKGEMEAALRALQFPVLVIARPSLLTGDRAALNQVKRPGEQLGSLAMRLLKPLIPLNYQAIPARQVGQALLEAVRGTQNGARVLLSGDLWDGSKPTWPTR; the protein is encoded by the coding sequence ATGGTGGTGGCAACGGCGGTCGCTCCGGCGGCGGAGCGGGTGGCTTTGGTGGCGGGGGCAACGGGTCTCGTGGGCCAGGCGGTTCTCGCGGGTCTTTTAACCGATAAGCACTACACGGCGGTTCATGCCGTGGGGCGCCGTCATTTGGCGCTTACCCACCCCAAGCTCTTCAGCCATGGGGTGGATTTCTCGAACCTGACTTCATTACCCGGGATAGAACACGTCGATGACGTGTTCATCGCCCTCGGAACCACGATCAAGGTGGCCGGGAGTGAAGCGGCATTTCGAGCCGTTGACTTTGACGCCGTCTTGGCTGTCGCACGCGCGGCTCGCCAAGCGGGCGCCCGCAAGCTGGGCGTCGTCAGCGCCATGGGTGCCAACCCTGACTCCACCGTGTTTTACAACCGAGTCAAGGGAGAGATGGAAGCCGCCCTTCGAGCACTCCAATTTCCCGTTTTGGTAATTGCCCGCCCGTCCCTTCTGACTGGGGATCGAGCCGCACTGAACCAAGTCAAACGACCCGGTGAGCAGTTGGGCAGCTTGGCCATGCGCTTATTGAAACCCCTGATTCCTCTGAACTACCAGGCCATTCCCGCCAGACAAGTGGGACAGGCCCTGCTGGAAGCGGTCAGAGGCACGCAAAACGGCGCCCGCGTTCTGCTCTCCGGTGACCTATGGGACGGCTCCAAGCCCACTTGGCCCACAAGGTAG
- the edd gene encoding phosphogluconate dehydratase produces the protein MKLHTTVETVTARIQERSRPTRTAYLERLAKTASRPPGAQRLGCANVAHAFAALPVNDKLRVVAERAPNIGIVTAFNDVLSAHAPMQQYPDIIKNEARKHGATAQVAGGVPAMCDGVTQGTPGMELSLFSRDVIAMATAVSLSHDVFDAALLLGVCDKIVPGLLIGALHFGHLPTVFIPAGPMTSGLSNNEKSKVREKAAQGLVGREELLEAESAAYHSSGTCTFYGTANSNQMLLEAMGLHVPGTAFINPGAAVREELTREAVRTVLDITKGKRFAPIGHVVDERCIVNAMVALLATGGSTNHLIHWVAVARAAGIVIDWDDFSALSDVVPLLSRVYPNGSADVNQFQAAGGPGYVIRELLDAGLMHADVLAVRAGGLREFTGIPAAAPNGMLQWTDPGVSKDDSVVRPASAPFSATGGLKLLQGNLGRGVIKVSAVPEDRHVVEAPCRVFDSQEALHHAFNANELNQDVICVVRWQGPQANGMPELHKLTPPLAVLQGKGFKVALVTDGRMSGASGKVPAAIHLSPEAAAGGPLARVRDGDIIRLDANAGTLAVRVTDAEWNARPLAVMPAELCEDNSVGMGRELFAGMRRSALTAEQGACSWL, from the coding sequence AGGTTGTGCCAATGTCGCGCATGCGTTTGCGGCACTGCCCGTCAATGACAAGCTGAGGGTTGTCGCCGAGCGCGCACCCAATATCGGCATCGTGACGGCCTTCAACGACGTACTGTCGGCCCACGCACCCATGCAGCAGTACCCGGACATCATCAAGAACGAAGCGCGCAAGCACGGCGCCACCGCGCAGGTGGCCGGTGGCGTGCCAGCGATGTGCGATGGCGTCACGCAAGGCACCCCTGGCATGGAGCTGAGTTTGTTTTCGCGTGATGTGATCGCCATGGCCACGGCCGTGTCGCTCAGCCATGATGTGTTTGACGCGGCGTTGTTGTTGGGTGTGTGTGACAAGATCGTCCCCGGCCTCTTGATTGGCGCGCTGCATTTTGGCCACCTGCCGACCGTGTTCATCCCGGCCGGGCCCATGACCTCGGGTTTGTCCAACAATGAAAAATCCAAGGTTCGTGAGAAGGCCGCACAAGGCTTGGTGGGCAGGGAAGAGTTGCTGGAAGCAGAATCTGCGGCCTACCACAGCTCTGGCACCTGCACGTTTTACGGCACCGCCAACAGCAATCAAATGCTGCTCGAAGCGATGGGTCTGCATGTGCCGGGTACGGCGTTCATCAACCCTGGCGCAGCGGTGCGGGAAGAGCTCACTCGGGAAGCCGTGCGCACCGTGCTCGACATCACCAAGGGCAAGCGCTTTGCGCCGATTGGCCACGTGGTGGACGAACGTTGTATTGTGAATGCCATGGTCGCTTTGCTGGCCACTGGCGGTTCCACTAATCACCTGATTCATTGGGTGGCCGTGGCACGCGCCGCTGGCATCGTGATTGACTGGGATGATTTCTCTGCATTGTCTGATGTGGTGCCATTGCTCAGCCGTGTTTACCCCAACGGCAGCGCCGACGTGAACCAATTTCAGGCGGCGGGTGGTCCTGGCTATGTGATCCGCGAATTGCTGGATGCGGGCTTGATGCACGCCGATGTGTTGGCTGTGCGCGCGGGCGGTTTGCGTGAGTTCACAGGCATTCCAGCTGCTGCGCCCAACGGCATGCTGCAGTGGACTGATCCCGGTGTTAGCAAAGATGACTCCGTCGTTCGTCCTGCCAGTGCACCATTTAGCGCGACTGGGGGGCTCAAATTGTTGCAGGGCAATCTCGGTCGGGGTGTGATCAAGGTGTCGGCTGTGCCGGAGGATCGGCATGTGGTCGAAGCCCCTTGCCGGGTGTTTGACTCGCAGGAAGCGTTGCACCACGCCTTTAACGCCAACGAATTGAATCAGGATGTGATTTGTGTGGTGCGCTGGCAAGGGCCTCAAGCCAATGGCATGCCGGAACTTCACAAACTCACACCACCCCTGGCGGTCTTGCAGGGCAAGGGTTTTAAAGTCGCGTTGGTCACCGATGGCCGCATGAGCGGCGCGTCGGGCAAGGTGCCAGCCGCCATTCACCTTTCACCCGAGGCGGCGGCTGGTGGACCCTTGGCGCGGGTGCGTGATGGGGACATCATCCGTTTGGATGCCAATGCAGGCACTTTGGCGGTACGCGTCACAGATGCAGAATGGAATGCTCGCCCACTGGCGGTGATGCCCGCCGAATTGTGCGAGGACAACAGTGTCGGCATGGGCCGAGAGCTTTTTGCCGGTATGCGCCGCAGTGCGCTGACTGCCGAGCAAGGTGCTTGTAGCTGGCTTTGA
- a CDS encoding DEAD/DEAH box helicase has product MNFEELNLAPAIVKAVLEQGYETPTAIQAQAIPVILEGHDLLGGAQTGTGKTAAFVLPMLHKLSQGQTNKNKFGGLGIRALVLTPTRELAAQVEESVQTYGKYLELSSTVIFGGVGMNPQISRVKKGVDVLVATPGRLLDLLQQGVLDLGQVEILVLDEADRMLDMGFIHDVKKVLAVVPKNKQSLLFSATFSDEIRDLAATLLKNPQSVQVTPRNTTVQRITQLIHPVGRGKKKAILAHIIQEHNWSQVLVFTRTKFGANNVAEFLTKNGIQAMALHGNKSQAARTQALAGFKSGDIRALVATDIAARGIDIDDLPHVVNYEIPNVCEDYVHRIGRTGRAGADGTAVNLVCLDEEGFMQAIERYTKQDIPVQVIEGFMPEPGEKAEPIAMGRQTIWGGAGKPPSRDVMQAAARSARTEMLQRVRDSKGPQGERPANGGGGRGGNGGGGGGGGGRGGNAGGQRSHAPRSHAPAGEFAPRNPTQRPVQGRGGNGGGGGYGGENQSQRPPQGQPDPMRTSVDMMAERGARRGGGGFGGGNRNGGGGGYGGGNGGRSGGGAGGFGGGGNGSRGPGGSRGSFNR; this is encoded by the coding sequence ATGAACTTTGAAGAATTGAATTTGGCCCCGGCCATTGTTAAAGCCGTGCTTGAGCAAGGTTACGAGACACCTACGGCCATTCAGGCTCAGGCCATTCCCGTGATCCTTGAAGGTCACGACCTGCTGGGCGGCGCCCAGACCGGCACCGGCAAGACAGCCGCCTTCGTGCTGCCGATGCTGCACAAGCTCAGTCAGGGGCAAACCAACAAAAACAAATTCGGCGGCCTCGGCATCCGAGCCCTGGTCCTGACGCCGACCCGCGAATTGGCCGCGCAGGTCGAAGAGTCGGTGCAAACCTACGGCAAATACTTGGAACTGTCCTCCACCGTCATCTTTGGTGGTGTTGGCATGAACCCACAAATCAGCCGCGTTAAAAAAGGCGTCGACGTTTTGGTGGCAACACCGGGTCGCTTGCTGGATCTATTGCAACAAGGCGTGCTGGATCTGGGCCAAGTCGAAATTTTGGTGCTCGACGAAGCCGACCGCATGTTGGACATGGGCTTTATCCATGACGTGAAAAAAGTGCTGGCTGTTGTGCCCAAGAACAAGCAAAGTCTGTTGTTCTCTGCCACCTTCAGCGACGAAATTCGCGATCTGGCTGCAACCTTGCTCAAGAATCCACAAAGCGTGCAGGTGACGCCTCGCAACACCACGGTGCAGCGTATTACGCAGCTGATTCACCCGGTGGGCCGTGGCAAAAAGAAAGCCATCCTGGCGCACATCATTCAGGAACACAACTGGAGTCAAGTGCTGGTGTTCACCCGCACCAAGTTCGGCGCCAACAATGTTGCCGAATTCCTGACCAAGAATGGTATTCAGGCGATGGCCTTGCATGGCAACAAGAGCCAGGCAGCCCGTACGCAGGCTCTGGCCGGGTTTAAGAGCGGTGACATCCGCGCGTTGGTTGCCACTGACATTGCCGCTCGCGGTATTGACATTGATGATCTGCCCCATGTCGTGAACTACGAAATCCCCAATGTGTGCGAAGACTATGTGCACCGCATTGGCCGCACAGGCCGCGCAGGTGCTGACGGCACGGCGGTGAACCTGGTTTGCCTGGACGAGGAAGGCTTCATGCAAGCCATCGAGCGCTACACAAAGCAAGACATTCCAGTCCAGGTGATTGAAGGCTTCATGCCTGAACCCGGTGAAAAAGCAGAGCCCATCGCCATGGGTCGCCAAACCATTTGGGGCGGTGCTGGCAAGCCACCAAGCCGCGACGTGATGCAAGCAGCGGCTCGCTCAGCCCGCACTGAAATGCTGCAACGCGTGCGTGACAGCAAGGGCCCGCAAGGCGAACGCCCTGCCAATGGCGGCGGTGGCCGTGGTGGCAACGGTGGCGGTGGTGGTGGTGGTGGTGGCCGTGGCGGCAATGCCGGCGGTCAACGCAGTCATGCGCCTCGCAGCCATGCTCCAGCCGGAGAATTTGCACCCCGCAACCCAACCCAGCGCCCAGTGCAAGGCCGTGGTGGCAACGGTGGCGGTGGCGGCTATGGCGGCGAGAACCAATCTCAACGCCCGCCACAAGGTCAGCCTGATCCCATGCGGACCAGTGTCGACATGATGGCTGAACGCGGCGCCCGCCGCGGCGGTGGTGGTTTTGGTGGTGGCAACCGCAATGGTGGAGGTGGTGGTTATGGTGGTGGCAACGGCGGTCGCTCCGGCGGCGGAGCGGGTGGCTTTGGTGGCGGGGGCAACGGGTCTCGTGGGCCAGGCGGTTCTCGCGGGTCTTTTAACCGATAA